ACCCAAACGGGCACCGGGCTTAGAAATAAAGCTTGAAACCTAACTGCAATTCCCTCGGGCTGTTGGCCTGGCAATTTAATGCTCCAAAGCCATTGAAAGTGCCCGGATCGGAGCCGTCAAAGCCATCTGTGACTTTGCCATTGAGGCACCCCAACTGCGGGTGGTTGAAGGCGTTGAAGGTCTCCAAACGAAACTCCGCCCTCATGCCTTCGCGAATGGGAGACATGGAAAATTCCTTCATCAAGGAGAGACCTGCCGTCTTGGCGCCCGGCATGTAGACATTGGGCAAGGTGCGTTGCGCCGTCCCAATCGCATATCTACTCGGATACTGGACGACCTGGGGATTGGTAAAGTATTGGGTCCTCCAATTGGCGCCGGTATTTCGTTCGAGCCGGCCAAGCAGGTTAGGCCGTTGGCTGCCATAGCTAGGGATGGGATTTCCGCTACCGTCCAAGCTGATAGCCACTGGCTGGCCGCTGTCGAACCTCCACAGACCTGAGGTCTTCCACCCGCCCAAGACGGCATTCACCACGGGGTTCCACTTCGATCCGAAATGTTGGCCATGGCCGAATGGCAAGCTGTAGACATATCCAAATGTAAATACCTGCGGAACGGAGTATTCGGAGACGGCCCGCTCGAGCTTCAGGTTGTTGGGGTCCTGGATGCCGTCAAACCCACCCAGCCATTCCGTGTAGCCGCTGACGTCGGAATCAGAGATGGTCTTTGACCAGGTGTAATTGCCGACAAACTGGATTCCGTGCGACATATTTTTCTGCACTCGCAACTGGAAGGCGTGGTAGATCGAGTTGCCGCGCGGCGGGAAGGCTGCAAAGACACCCGTAAACTGCGGGTAAGGTAACATGAGCTGCTGCTGCGGAACGGTCGGCTGAGAGAGGCTCGAGCTCGGGTCGGTAATCAGCCCGTAGAACGGGTTCGGCACGTAAGTGTTACTGATGGCATTGAGCTGGTCCGTTGACATCTGCTCGACCTGCGGACCCAGGTGGTCGATGTTTCCTGCGCCGTTGAAATAGAGATGCGTCCCCTTGGTGCCCACGTAGTTGAGGTCGAGCAGCACGCCTGCGGGCAATTCATGCTGGAATCCGGCGCTCCAGGTCTGCGTGTAGGAACCGGCGTTATCGCTGCGTAAGTTCCCGTTCGCCCCGCTTCCAAGCTGAGTATAGGGACCCAGCGAGGAGCCCGTGGGTTGGTTGACTCCGAATGGGAATGGGTCCCTCATGAAGGCGAATGGAGTGTATCCATTGCTCTGATAGGTTAGGGGCCATGGGTTAAACCCCGTAAAGCCGTCGAAACCGGCAACCGGGCCGGTCCCGGCCGCCGCCCAGACGCTGGGGTTGAAATAGATGCCGTAGCCGGCGCGGAAAACCGTATTCTTCCAGAATCGGTAGGCCAGCCCCACACGGGGGGCATATTCCTTGTAATAGTTGTTCGCAATCGTTCGCGAATTTCCGTTTACCCCGGTAAAGATCTCGGTGCCGGTAACATTCATTCCCGGGACCGTGAAGGGTAACGGAGCTTTCGGATCAAACCATTCCATGCGGTTGTGGCGCTCGGTACGGGGCAGGTCGAGATCATAGCGAACGCCCAGGTTGAGCGTGAGCTTGTCCGTCACGCGCCAGTTGTCCTGGATGAAGGCGCCAAACTGGTTGCTCTGGGTGGCGACGAAAAGCGGAACTTCATATTGGCCCCACTGGTTCGGTCCCCCGATGCCGGTCAGGAAGGAAGCCATCGCGTCTCCACCTCCCGAAAAATTGCTAGGATTCTGGTCGGTCGTATCGGTATCGAAGAGCATGATGCCCGCGGGCGCGCCCGGCTGGCCGAAAGTGATGCGGTGCATACGATATTCCCCGCCTACCTTGATTTCGTGCCGTCCGGCGATTTTGTCCAGACTTCCCAGCAGGTCGTGCGTTTCCTGGCCGTACTTAATGATCGCCCAGGCCTGGTATCCGAGCGATTCACCAGCAGCGATCTGGTAACCGCCATAAACATAGACGGTGGGAGCGGTCGGGAACCCCGATGCCGTGATGTAGGACGGCATTCCGAGGTCAGTAACGGGGCTGAAGTTCGGGAAGTCGCCAGCCGGGCCCTTCCCGTTACTGAAGGAGCGCGTGAAACCGTAGGAGAGATTCACCACCGTCGTGGGGCTCACCGTCCAAGTGTCATTCAGGACGACGGCATGCGCGGAGCTGATGACGGGACCCGCATTGCAGGGATCGAGAGGATTGTCGAAGCAGGTGGCGCCATGTCCGTTGCCCCACTGCTGCGAATACCTCGCGGAGAGCAGGTTACTGCTGTTGAAGCGATGGTCGATCTTGATGTCGAACTGGTCCCCATTGTTGATGTTCACGCCTGCGCCGTGCCAGTTGTTGTAGGGATTGTAGTTTGCGGTGCCAACTCCGACGTTCGGCAGGGGGTAGTAGGACATCATTTTCGATGAGACGGGGTCGATGATGTTTCCGGGCCCCGCGGGAAGTGTATACGCCCCCGCCGGTATTCCCTGGCCCGCGCTTTGAAAGGTGGCCAGGTTGTTGAAGGGAATCATCGTCTGGTTGGTCCAGCCGTTGTCCGGATCTAAAAAACCAGAGTAGGGGTCCCAGAGCTGGCCATCCGGGCTTGAGCACACGCCGCTGCCGTCGAAAGTGCCTCCTGAGTACCCGCAAAGCTCGCCGAAATCGCCGTTCCGTTCGGCCGCGCTGGGTACGCCCGCGTTGAACGATGAGGCCGAGTGGTCACGCGTGGCCTGATAATCGAAGAAAAAGAAAGTCTTGTCTTTGCCGTTATAAAAATGCGGAATAATGATTGGGCCGCCGACCGTGCCGCCGAACTGGTTGTAGCGGCGGGCAGGCAGGTCGACTCCAGCCTGATTATTGAACCAGTCGTTGGCATCCAGGGCCTGGTTTCGCAGGAATTCGTAGGCGCTGCCGTGGATCTGATTGGTGCCGGAGCGCATCACCACGTTCAGCACCGTGTTGCCGCTGAAGCCGATCTCGGCGCTGAAATTGTTCTGCTGCACCTTGAATTCCTGCACCGCGTCCACCGAAGGCGTGTAGAGCGGGACAATGATGCCGCCGTTCTGCTCGTAATCGGTGGTGCTGACGCCGTCAAGCAGAATGTCTGACGTGGCGTTGCGCCCGCCGTTCGAGACGAAGTTGTTGGCCACGCCTCCGCTGTCCCCGAACGCCCGGCCAGCGGCAGGGTTGACGCCTGGGGCGAGAAATGCCAGATCGAAAACGCCCCGCCCGACGAGCGGCAGATCATTGATGTAAGTGCGGTTCACTTCCTGGCCGGTGGTGGCGTCCTGCGTCGCCAGCAGAGGAGCGGCCCCGGAAACCTCTACAGTCTGGGTGGTTGTTCCCAACTGCATGCCGACGTCCGCGGTCGCATTCTGATTGACGTCAAGCACGATGCCTGTGCGCGTGTAAGACTTGAAGCCGGTTGCCTCGACAGCCAGCGTATAGGTGCTGGGAGGAATGTTCCGCAAAATGTAACGGCCCACCGTGTCGCTTGTGGCCGTGAAAGCGTAGCCCTTGGTTACGTCGGTCAGTGTCACCTTGGCCCCCGGAATCACGGCTCCGGTGGGATCGCTGACAACGCCCGTGACGCTGCCGCTGTAAAGCTGCGCCCGAACCGGCACTGCCAGCAGCGCGAACACGGCAAAAATTAAGAGAATTCGAAAGGCGCAAAAACGACTGTGAAGGCCGTTCCGAAGTAGTCCACGGTAAGACGTCGACACGATTTTTGCCAGCATGAAAACCTCCCTGCTCGAGGTTGCCAATCCAGACCCCGACTACACGCCATGCAAACAGGCTGGACTTCGAAAGAAGACGCGGGCACGCC
The nucleotide sequence above comes from Terriglobia bacterium. Encoded proteins:
- a CDS encoding carboxypeptidase regulatory-like domain-containing protein, whose translation is MLAKIVSTSYRGLLRNGLHSRFCAFRILLIFAVFALLAVPVRAQLYSGSVTGVVSDPTGAVIPGAKVTLTDVTKGYAFTATSDTVGRYILRNIPPSTYTLAVEATGFKSYTRTGIVLDVNQNATADVGMQLGTTTQTVEVSGAAPLLATQDATTGQEVNRTYINDLPLVGRGVFDLAFLAPGVNPAAGRAFGDSGGVANNFVSNGGRNATSDILLDGVSTTDYEQNGGIIVPLYTPSVDAVQEFKVQQNNFSAEIGFSGNTVLNVVMRSGTNQIHGSAYEFLRNQALDANDWFNNQAGVDLPARRYNQFGGTVGGPIIIPHFYNGKDKTFFFFDYQATRDHSASSFNAGVPSAAERNGDFGELCGYSGGTFDGSGVCSSPDGQLWDPYSGFLDPDNGWTNQTMIPFNNLATFQSAGQGIPAGAYTLPAGPGNIIDPVSSKMMSYYPLPNVGVGTANYNPYNNWHGAGVNINNGDQFDIKIDHRFNSSNLLSARYSQQWGNGHGATCFDNPLDPCNAGPVISSAHAVVLNDTWTVSPTTVVNLSYGFTRSFSNGKGPAGDFPNFSPVTDLGMPSYITASGFPTAPTVYVYGGYQIAAGESLGYQAWAIIKYGQETHDLLGSLDKIAGRHEIKVGGEYRMHRITFGQPGAPAGIMLFDTDTTDQNPSNFSGGGDAMASFLTGIGGPNQWGQYEVPLFVATQSNQFGAFIQDNWRVTDKLTLNLGVRYDLDLPRTERHNRMEWFDPKAPLPFTVPGMNVTGTEIFTGVNGNSRTIANNYYKEYAPRVGLAYRFWKNTVFRAGYGIYFNPSVWAAAGTGPVAGFDGFTGFNPWPLTYQSNGYTPFAFMRDPFPFGVNQPTGSSLGPYTQLGSGANGNLRSDNAGSYTQTWSAGFQHELPAGVLLDLNYVGTKGTHLYFNGAGNIDHLGPQVEQMSTDQLNAISNTYVPNPFYGLITDPSSSLSQPTVPQQQLMLPYPQFTGVFAAFPPRGNSIYHAFQLRVQKNMSHGIQFVGNYTWSKTISDSDVSGYTEWLGGFDGIQDPNNLKLERAVSEYSVPQVFTFGYVYSLPFGHGQHFGSKWNPVVNAVLGGWKTSGLWRFDSGQPVAISLDGSGNPIPSYGSQRPNLLGRLERNTGANWRTQYFTNPQVVQYPSRYAIGTAQRTLPNVYMPGAKTAGLSLMKEFSMSPIREGMRAEFRLETFNAFNHPQLGCLNGKVTDGFDGSDPGTFNGFGALNCQANSPRELQLGFKLYF